The Asticcacaulis excentricus genome has a segment encoding these proteins:
- a CDS encoding TonB-dependent receptor, with protein MHPIQSRTARRFSARLGGVSLLALTALVGAAHAEDTPPKAEDSATTEVVVTASRRLEKARDVPVAVSSLAGTKLDVINSSGLDIRVLASRTPSLNVESSFGRTFPRFYIRGLGNTDFDPNASQPVSVVYDDVALENPMLKSFPIFDLAAVEVLRGPQGTLFGRNTPSGVVKLSSARPSEVFGGYYSVAAGNLGTVNAEGAVTGGLGNGFSGRLSGIIQRRDDWVTNLANGKKLEGYEDIALRGQLRYVSGNFEALLNVHGRTLDGTPRLFRASAIKPGTNDFNTGFDVEKVRLDSPFISQSLDSFGTNLQLSYTFDGMGTLHSITAYERAKTESSGDIDGGVSTIVAPTLYGTFFPVATGGTTEPEEFSQELRFETEQFGKWRGQFGLYYFDQVLKYNELDYLNNGDVRHKNHGTSFAVFGSAEYKATEALTLRAGLRYTSDEKKDIVWGRAVFPGKALPITTKVDGDNVSGDLSATYVITPTLNWYARFATGYLAPAIQDRVNFGGVPTTAGEQTTTSYETGFKGYAFDKMLRYDVSAYYFKTKDLQITAVGGAVNSAKLINAKEAIGRGIEADLSFKPTDNLLLTASASYNGTEIQDPVTAVATCGSGLCTPLDRTYVSGGTRYAYIDGNPLPQAPEWVANLTAQYVWPMGDGSRFFVYGDVAYRSEINFFLYEATEFTGKSFTQTGLRGGYVTKGGLEIAAYVRNLEDNIVAESGIDFNNLTVMVSEPRTYGLSLKKAF; from the coding sequence ATGCACCCCATCCAATCGCGCACCGCGCGCCGTTTTTCCGCCCGTCTGGGCGGCGTCTCTTTGCTTGCCCTGACCGCGCTGGTCGGCGCGGCCCACGCCGAAGACACCCCGCCCAAGGCCGAGGATAGCGCCACGACCGAAGTCGTCGTCACCGCGTCGCGCCGTCTGGAAAAGGCCAGAGACGTGCCGGTCGCCGTGTCGTCGCTGGCGGGCACCAAGCTTGATGTCATCAATTCGTCGGGCCTCGACATCCGCGTGCTGGCGTCGCGCACGCCGTCGCTGAACGTCGAGTCGTCGTTTGGCCGCACCTTCCCGCGCTTCTACATCCGCGGTCTGGGCAATACCGACTTCGATCCCAATGCCTCGCAGCCGGTTTCCGTCGTCTATGACGATGTGGCGCTGGAAAACCCGATGCTGAAATCCTTCCCGATCTTCGACCTTGCCGCCGTCGAAGTGCTGCGCGGCCCGCAAGGCACGCTGTTCGGGCGCAACACGCCGTCGGGCGTCGTCAAGCTCAGCTCGGCCAGGCCGTCGGAGGTGTTTGGTGGCTATTACAGCGTCGCCGCCGGTAACCTCGGCACCGTCAATGCCGAAGGCGCCGTCACCGGTGGGCTGGGTAACGGCTTCTCCGGCCGCCTGTCGGGCATCATTCAGCGCCGCGACGACTGGGTGACCAACCTCGCCAACGGCAAGAAGCTGGAAGGCTACGAAGACATCGCACTGCGCGGCCAACTGCGCTACGTCAGCGGTAACTTCGAGGCCCTGCTCAACGTGCATGGCCGCACGCTGGACGGCACGCCGCGTCTGTTCCGCGCCAGCGCCATCAAGCCGGGAACCAACGATTTCAACACCGGCTTCGATGTCGAAAAGGTCCGCCTCGACAGCCCCTTCATCAGCCAGTCGCTCGATTCGTTCGGCACCAACCTGCAACTGAGCTACACCTTCGACGGCATGGGCACGCTGCACTCGATCACCGCCTACGAGCGCGCCAAGACCGAAAGCTCCGGCGATATCGACGGCGGCGTCTCGACCATCGTCGCCCCCACCCTCTACGGTACCTTCTTCCCCGTCGCCACCGGCGGCACGACCGAGCCGGAAGAGTTTTCGCAGGAACTGCGCTTTGAAACCGAGCAGTTCGGCAAGTGGCGCGGTCAGTTCGGCCTCTACTACTTCGATCAGGTCCTGAAGTATAACGAGCTGGACTACCTCAACAATGGCGACGTGCGCCACAAGAACCACGGCACCAGCTTCGCCGTCTTCGGTTCGGCGGAATACAAGGCCACCGAGGCCCTGACCCTGCGCGCCGGCCTGCGCTACACCTCGGACGAGAAGAAGGACATCGTCTGGGGCCGCGCCGTTTTCCCGGGTAAGGCCCTGCCCATCACGACCAAGGTCGATGGCGACAATGTCTCCGGCGACCTCAGCGCCACCTATGTGATCACGCCGACGCTCAACTGGTACGCCCGGTTTGCCACCGGCTATCTGGCCCCGGCGATTCAGGACCGCGTCAACTTTGGCGGCGTACCGACCACGGCCGGTGAGCAGACCACGACGTCTTACGAAACCGGCTTCAAGGGCTATGCCTTTGACAAGATGCTGCGCTACGACGTCTCGGCCTATTATTTCAAGACCAAGGACCTTCAGATCACGGCCGTCGGCGGCGCGGTCAACTCGGCCAAGCTGATCAATGCCAAGGAAGCCATCGGTCGCGGCATCGAAGCCGACCTGTCGTTTAAGCCGACGGACAACCTGCTGCTGACGGCCAGCGCCAGCTATAACGGCACCGAAATTCAGGACCCGGTGACCGCCGTGGCCACCTGTGGCTCGGGCCTGTGTACGCCGCTGGACCGCACCTATGTGTCGGGTGGCACGCGCTATGCCTATATCGACGGCAACCCCCTGCCCCAGGCGCCGGAATGGGTGGCCAACCTGACGGCTCAGTACGTCTGGCCGATGGGCGACGGCAGCCGCTTCTTCGTCTATGGCGACGTGGCCTACCGCTCGGAAATCAACTTCTTCCTCTACGAAGCGACCGAGTTCACCGGCAAGTCGTTCACCCAGACGGGCCTGCGTGGCGGTTACGTCACCAAGGGCGGTCTGGAAATCGCCGCCTATGTGCGCAACCTCGAAGACAATATCGTGGCCGAAAGCGGGATCGACTTCAACAACCTGACGGTCATGGTGTCGGAACCGCGCACCTATGGCCTCTCGCTGAAGAAGGCGTTTTAG
- a CDS encoding RidA family protein yields the protein MSLPEIPVKPVHADGVTYYMHPHPRSPFSEAVQVGGVLYLSAMIGLDAQGRLVDGFEPQVRQIMSNSQAILRRYGLGLEHVFKTTVMMKDMANWSAFNRLYKPYFHPTRLPVRTAFGVSDLAYGAEVELEFQAYVPHGG from the coding sequence ATGAGTTTGCCTGAAATCCCCGTGAAGCCGGTCCATGCGGATGGCGTCACCTACTACATGCACCCGCACCCCCGTTCGCCCTTTTCCGAAGCGGTTCAGGTGGGCGGCGTCCTTTACCTGTCGGCCATGATCGGCCTCGATGCGCAGGGGCGGCTGGTGGATGGCTTTGAGCCACAGGTGCGTCAGATCATGTCGAATTCGCAGGCCATCCTGCGCCGCTACGGGCTGGGGCTGGAGCACGTGTTCAAGACGACCGTGATGATGAAGGACATGGCCAACTGGAGCGCCTTCAACCGCCTGTACAAGCCCTATTTCCACCCGACGCGCCTGCCGGTGCGGACCGCCTTTGGCGTCAGTGATCTGGCCTATGGCGCGGAGGTCGAACTGGAGTTTCAGGCCTACGTGCCGCACGGGGGTTAA
- a CDS encoding TetR/AcrR family transcriptional regulator, with the protein MTPSPDLLNRVQTTFLSRGFQKLTMEALAEGCGFTRRTLYNYFENKDDAFRAMFRQHNLELIDRCFAAAHSVRETGGDVLDIFTTMIDIRYGDTWRLIQPSPHALEIKATVFRICTDIMIELATAFQADLAAFIDTLAAEGALHLKGDYSAAELAQMLADAARGVNAVYPLLPLEHLTLQYRRITRAILYGYLEA; encoded by the coding sequence ATGACGCCGAGCCCGGACCTTCTCAATCGCGTACAGACCACCTTCCTCAGCCGGGGCTTCCAGAAACTGACCATGGAAGCCCTGGCCGAGGGCTGTGGGTTTACGCGCCGCACGCTCTATAACTATTTCGAGAACAAGGACGATGCCTTTCGCGCCATGTTCCGCCAGCATAATCTGGAGCTGATAGACCGGTGCTTTGCCGCGGCCCACAGCGTGCGCGAGACGGGCGGCGATGTGCTGGACATCTTTACCACGATGATCGATATTCGTTACGGGGATACCTGGCGTCTGATCCAGCCGTCGCCGCACGCGCTGGAGATCAAGGCGACGGTGTTTCGCATCTGCACCGACATTATGATCGAGCTGGCCACGGCGTTTCAGGCCGATCTGGCGGCCTTTATTGACACGCTGGCGGCGGAAGGCGCGTTGCACCTCAAAGGCGATTACAGCGCCGCCGAACTGGCGCAGATGCTGGCGGATGCGGCGCGGGGCGTCAATGCGGTCTATCCGCTGCTGCCGCTGGAGCACCTGACGTTACAGTACCGGCGCATTACCCGCGCCATCCTGTATGGCTATCTTGAAGCCTGA
- a CDS encoding OPT family oligopeptide transporter: MSPKPQTEITLRGVLLGILITLVFTAAQVYLGLQVGLTFATSIPAAVISMALLSAFKSATIQENNIVQTIASAAGTLASVIFVLPGLIIIGWWRDVPFFITFAACAIGGILGVMYTIPLRRALVSNSPLPYPEGVAAAEVLKVGTNTREGAREGRAGLVAVVLGSVASAAYSALAAAKVLAGELAAFFKVKVGGKVAATGIAGESSLALIGAGHLMGITVGIAMLTGLVIAWGIAVPILTSMTPMPDASAADHAGAIWSTQVRYLGAGAIGAAAIWTIGKLLGPVWSGLMSALEANRKRKSGGEALPREEQDLPIALVGLISVLLLVPAGFLMASFLNGTAIASLSLPLVALGVLYLAVAGLLAAAVCGYMAGLIGSSNSPVSGVGILSVLGAALLIGAVGHTISGPDVGQALTAFALFATTFVLAVAVVGNDNLQDLKTGQLVGATPWKQQVALVIGVIAGAVVIPLVLNLLNEAFGFAGDPNYRGITGEPLGAPQATLISTLAKGAIGGSLPWGLLGAGAAIGAGLVAFDLLLRKVTNDRYSLPPLGVGLAIYLPSAVTAPVVVGAFGGWLFERLVQGKPWAEPASRLGVLIASGFIVGESLFKVVLAGVITFTGSKAPLALLPIPYGEETAMVIALVLAVSGVVGLYRWCAGAAKKVQG; encoded by the coding sequence ATGTCGCCCAAACCCCAAACCGAAATCACCCTGCGCGGGGTATTGCTGGGTATCCTTATCACGCTGGTCTTCACCGCGGCGCAGGTCTATCTGGGGCTTCAGGTCGGCCTGACCTTTGCCACCTCGATCCCGGCGGCGGTTATTTCGATGGCGCTTTTGAGCGCCTTCAAATCGGCGACGATCCAGGAAAACAATATCGTTCAGACGATTGCCTCGGCGGCGGGGACGCTGGCCTCGGTGATCTTTGTGCTGCCCGGCCTGATCATTATTGGCTGGTGGCGTGACGTGCCCTTCTTCATCACCTTCGCCGCCTGTGCCATCGGCGGCATTCTGGGCGTCATGTACACCATCCCGTTGCGCCGGGCGCTGGTCTCCAACTCCCCCTTGCCCTATCCCGAAGGTGTGGCCGCGGCCGAAGTGCTGAAGGTCGGCACCAATACCCGCGAAGGCGCGCGCGAAGGGCGGGCCGGACTGGTGGCCGTCGTGCTGGGCAGCGTGGCCTCGGCCGCCTATTCGGCGCTGGCGGCGGCCAAGGTGCTGGCCGGGGAACTGGCGGCCTTTTTCAAGGTCAAGGTCGGCGGCAAGGTCGCGGCAACGGGCATTGCCGGTGAAAGCTCGCTGGCTCTGATCGGGGCCGGGCACCTGATGGGGATTACGGTGGGTATCGCCATGCTGACCGGGCTGGTCATCGCCTGGGGCATCGCCGTGCCGATCCTGACGTCGATGACGCCTATGCCTGACGCCAGCGCAGCGGATCATGCCGGGGCCATCTGGTCCACGCAGGTGCGCTATCTGGGGGCCGGGGCCATCGGGGCGGCGGCCATCTGGACCATCGGCAAGCTGCTGGGGCCCGTGTGGTCGGGCCTGATGTCGGCGCTTGAGGCCAATCGCAAGCGCAAGTCGGGTGGCGAAGCCCTGCCGCGCGAAGAACAGGACCTGCCGATCGCGCTGGTGGGCCTGATCTCGGTGCTGCTGCTGGTGCCGGCCGGGTTCCTGATGGCGAGCTTCCTCAATGGGACGGCCATTGCCAGCCTCAGCCTGCCCCTCGTGGCGCTGGGCGTGCTTTACCTTGCCGTTGCCGGTCTGCTGGCCGCCGCCGTGTGCGGCTATATGGCCGGTCTGATCGGGTCGTCCAACTCGCCGGTGTCGGGCGTTGGTATCCTCAGCGTGCTGGGGGCGGCCCTGCTGATTGGTGCCGTCGGTCATACGATCAGCGGCCCGGATGTGGGTCAGGCCCTGACGGCCTTTGCCCTGTTTGCCACCACCTTCGTGCTGGCCGTCGCCGTGGTCGGTAACGACAACCTTCAGGACCTCAAGACCGGGCAACTGGTGGGCGCGACGCCGTGGAAGCAGCAGGTGGCGCTGGTCATCGGCGTCATCGCCGGGGCGGTGGTTATTCCGCTGGTGCTTAATCTGCTGAATGAGGCCTTTGGGTTTGCGGGTGACCCCAACTATCGCGGCATTACGGGCGAACCGCTGGGTGCGCCGCAGGCGACTTTGATCTCGACTCTGGCCAAGGGGGCCATTGGCGGCAGCCTGCCGTGGGGTTTGCTGGGGGCCGGTGCGGCCATCGGTGCCGGGCTTGTGGCCTTTGACCTGCTGCTGCGCAAGGTGACGAACGACAGGTACAGCCTGCCGCCGCTCGGCGTGGGGCTGGCCATCTATCTGCCGTCGGCGGTGACCGCGCCGGTGGTGGTCGGGGCCTTTGGCGGCTGGCTGTTTGAGCGGCTGGTACAGGGTAAGCCGTGGGCCGAACCCGCCTCGCGTCTGGGTGTGCTGATCGCCTCAGGCTTTATCGTCGGCGAAAGCCTGTTCAAGGTTGTGCTGGCCGGGGTGATTACCTTCACCGGCTCCAAGGCCCCGCTGGCCCTCCTGCCTATCCCCTATGGCGAAGAGACGGCGATGGTCATTGCGCTGGTGCTGGCCGTCTCCGGCGTGGTCGGGCTCTATCGCTGGTGCGCCGGGGCGGCGAAAAAAGTACAGGGCTAA
- a CDS encoding TonB-dependent receptor: MNVTIPSPRKAHLLCTSALMGAALLIAAPAFAQEATPAAAPDEIETVTVTGFRSSLKSALNVKKNSAATIDSILAEDVGKFPDSNLAESMQRIPGVTLSRGDGGEGRNISVRGLGPQYTRVRLNGMEGAAQSGSADIYGAGNNGRSFDFNIFPSEIFSSLAARKTASADVEEGSLGATVDLRAPKPFDYSKSEVFSFSAKGTYNELAKKTDPRLTLLASKKFADGTFGILGTLTYQEKHTREVGYSAVDILSANTNGLTVDGVVHPFCTPIGYPTTSPSPTAQAAKGATATMCSTNNPRTSTVAAYNAVANLRRADLPNTPGSGAFLPRIPRYVNSEQDTERLGGSLTFQWRPDANTDVSLDVLYSKFDVERRDNYIAGLSLARNVGNNGQPMVSVKDMQFKSNGSLLYGLFDGMDVRSEGLVDVFTSEFTQVNLNARHRINERFEVTGFIGKSTSTWDGPMRLQTFIDAIDVDNFSIDYRGGGTTPVINFGIDVSNPANFAYAPGQSDGTVTGGFSVQGKPQWNTTDITTINLDGKYDATDSITVKFGVQYRENDFNSRSLNLIPTQVAVTALPAGVTLASLTKQITGVNDLWGNGAPASWVAIDSAKWREAFKFDSLQYCGIECGAPQSQIKETVRSSYIMAEFNSDSWLPVPVRGDVGVRSVYTKQFAVGHIAATAPAGSQYPTRGVRNQVEREYHDILPSANIVFELKPDLLARFSAAKVMTRPELGNLTPSSGVTFTTRTGTINNPYLEPIRATTFDAALEWYFRPGSMVSVGYFHKDIKTFIQRINQTVPYNELGLPLELLVGNASGASATDLFNVARFVNTPGGPLKGIELNLQADLDFLPGFWSHFGVLANYTHITSEINYVLSSSPTGVPLTSTTNDLNNLSRESASGTLYWENDKFSVRSTASYRGKYIRAIPASAGSDLQGNDDTLYVDASASYQVTDRLKLSLEAQNLTDEQNRLYIDSNRQDTLFETRIGRTVTFGLTYKY; the protein is encoded by the coding sequence ATGAACGTCACCATTCCGTCGCCACGGAAGGCGCATCTGTTGTGCACGTCTGCCCTGATGGGCGCGGCCCTGCTTATCGCCGCCCCGGCCTTCGCGCAGGAAGCCACGCCCGCAGCCGCCCCGGACGAGATCGAAACCGTTACCGTCACGGGCTTCCGTAGCTCGCTGAAAAGCGCTCTGAACGTCAAGAAGAACAGCGCCGCAACGATTGATTCGATCCTGGCCGAAGATGTGGGCAAGTTTCCGGACTCCAACCTTGCCGAGTCGATGCAACGCATCCCCGGCGTCACGCTGTCGCGCGGCGACGGCGGTGAAGGCCGCAATATTTCGGTACGGGGCCTTGGGCCACAATATACCCGCGTGCGTCTGAACGGTATGGAAGGCGCGGCGCAGTCCGGTTCCGCCGACATCTACGGCGCGGGCAATAACGGTCGCAGCTTCGACTTCAACATCTTCCCGTCGGAAATCTTCTCGTCTCTGGCGGCGCGCAAGACTGCCTCGGCGGACGTCGAAGAAGGTTCACTGGGGGCGACGGTTGACCTGCGCGCGCCCAAGCCGTTCGACTACAGCAAATCGGAAGTGTTCAGCTTCTCGGCCAAGGGCACCTATAACGAACTGGCCAAAAAGACCGATCCGCGCCTGACGCTGCTGGCTTCCAAAAAGTTCGCTGATGGTACCTTCGGTATCCTCGGCACCCTCACCTATCAGGAAAAGCATACGCGCGAAGTCGGTTACTCCGCCGTGGACATCCTGTCGGCCAACACCAATGGCCTTACGGTCGATGGTGTGGTGCACCCCTTCTGCACACCCATTGGTTACCCAACGACCAGCCCTTCGCCGACGGCTCAGGCCGCCAAAGGGGCGACGGCGACCATGTGTTCCACCAACAACCCACGCACCTCTACGGTGGCCGCTTACAATGCGGTGGCCAATTTACGCCGCGCTGACCTTCCGAATACACCAGGTTCCGGCGCGTTCTTGCCGCGCATTCCGCGTTACGTGAATTCGGAACAGGACACTGAGCGTCTGGGCGGCAGCCTGACCTTCCAGTGGCGCCCCGATGCCAATACGGACGTGTCGCTGGACGTGCTCTATTCCAAATTCGATGTCGAACGGCGTGACAACTATATCGCCGGCCTGTCGCTGGCGCGTAACGTCGGCAATAACGGTCAACCGATGGTCTCGGTTAAGGACATGCAGTTCAAATCGAACGGCTCGCTGCTGTACGGCCTGTTTGACGGCATGGACGTGCGCTCCGAAGGTCTGGTCGATGTCTTCACCTCGGAATTCACGCAGGTGAACCTGAACGCGCGTCACCGCATCAACGAACGCTTCGAAGTCACGGGCTTTATTGGCAAATCGACCTCGACCTGGGACGGCCCGATGCGCCTGCAAACCTTCATTGACGCTATCGATGTCGATAACTTCTCCATCGACTATCGCGGTGGCGGCACGACCCCGGTCATCAATTTCGGCATCGATGTTTCCAATCCGGCGAACTTCGCCTACGCCCCCGGACAGTCGGACGGTACAGTCACCGGCGGCTTCTCGGTTCAGGGTAAGCCACAGTGGAACACTACCGACATCACCACCATCAACCTGGATGGCAAATACGACGCGACCGACTCGATCACGGTCAAGTTCGGGGTGCAGTACCGCGAAAACGACTTCAATTCGCGCTCTCTGAACCTCATCCCCACTCAGGTGGCCGTCACCGCCCTGCCCGCCGGCGTCACCCTGGCCAGCCTGACCAAGCAGATCACCGGGGTCAACGATCTGTGGGGCAATGGCGCTCCGGCAAGCTGGGTGGCCATCGACTCGGCCAAATGGCGTGAGGCCTTCAAGTTCGATTCGCTGCAATATTGCGGCATCGAATGCGGCGCCCCGCAGTCACAGATCAAGGAAACGGTCCGCAGCAGCTACATCATGGCCGAATTCAATTCGGACTCTTGGCTGCCCGTGCCTGTGCGCGGCGATGTCGGCGTGCGTTCGGTCTATACGAAGCAGTTTGCGGTCGGCCATATCGCCGCCACAGCGCCCGCGGGCTCACAATACCCGACGCGCGGCGTTCGCAATCAGGTCGAGCGCGAATATCACGACATTCTGCCGTCAGCGAACATCGTATTTGAGCTGAAGCCGGACCTTCTGGCGCGTTTCTCGGCCGCCAAGGTGATGACCCGTCCGGAACTGGGGAACCTCACCCCCTCCAGCGGCGTGACCTTCACCACCCGCACGGGGACGATCAACAACCCTTATCTCGAACCGATCCGCGCCACGACCTTTGATGCGGCTCTGGAATGGTACTTCCGCCCCGGCTCTATGGTGTCGGTCGGTTATTTCCATAAGGACATCAAGACCTTTATCCAACGCATAAATCAGACCGTTCCCTACAACGAACTGGGTCTGCCGCTGGAGTTGCTGGTGGGCAATGCGTCCGGTGCCTCAGCGACCGACCTGTTCAACGTGGCGCGCTTCGTGAATACACCGGGTGGCCCGTTGAAGGGCATCGAACTGAACCTTCAGGCCGACCTCGACTTCCTGCCGGGCTTCTGGAGTCACTTCGGCGTGCTGGCCAACTACACGCACATTACGTCGGAGATCAATTACGTCCTGAGCAGCTCGCCCACGGGTGTTCCGCTGACGTCAACGACCAACGACCTGAACAACCTGTCGCGTGAATCGGCGTCCGGCACCCTTTACTGGGAAAATGACAAGTTCAGCGTGCGCAGCACGGCCTCTTATCGCGGCAAGTATATCCGCGCCATCCCGGCGTCTGCGGGCAGCGACCTGCAAGGCAATGACGATACCCTGTATGTGGATGCCTCGGCCTCCTATCAGGTCACCGATCGCCTGAAGCTGTCGCTCGAAGCGCAAAACCTGACCGATGAGCAAAACCGTCTCTATATCGACTCGAACCGTCAGGACACGCTGTTTGAAACCCGTATCGGGCGGACGGTCACCTTCGGTCTGACCTATAAGTATTAG
- a CDS encoding prephenate dehydrogenase/arogenate dehydrogenase family protein: MKQVHKLGLFGLGAFGRLIVRHLAPYFDILACDPSPEAKAYAKRHNVSLVSLEEAAACQVVILATPIRTLKDLAAKIAPHVPLNGLVIDVGSVKVKPAAWLQEVLPPQVSILCTHPLFGPQSARYGIHDMEIVVCPVRVRHLNPIVRFLEKTLDLKVSIATPEIHDRALAAVQGLTHMIAKVLSGLEPLPRVHTTRSYDLMMQGVGLVQGDSDELFMSIERDNPFASEIRKRFFAEIDSLRDRLEAHGRETD; encoded by the coding sequence GTGAAACAGGTTCATAAACTCGGATTGTTCGGGCTGGGGGCCTTCGGGCGGCTGATCGTGCGTCATCTGGCGCCCTATTTCGACATTCTGGCCTGCGACCCTTCGCCTGAGGCGAAAGCCTACGCCAAACGTCACAATGTCTCGCTGGTGTCGCTCGAAGAAGCGGCGGCCTGTCAGGTGGTCATCCTCGCCACGCCTATCCGCACGCTGAAGGACCTGGCGGCAAAGATCGCGCCGCACGTCCCCCTCAATGGTCTGGTCATCGACGTAGGTTCGGTCAAGGTCAAGCCGGCGGCCTGGCTTCAGGAAGTGCTGCCGCCGCAGGTATCTATCCTCTGCACCCACCCTTTGTTCGGGCCGCAATCGGCGCGCTACGGCATCCACGATATGGAAATCGTCGTCTGCCCGGTGCGCGTGCGGCACCTGAACCCGATTGTGCGCTTTCTCGAAAAGACGCTGGACCTGAAGGTCTCCATCGCCACGCCGGAAATCCACGATCGCGCTTTGGCCGCGGTGCAGGGCCTGACCCACATGATTGCCAAGGTCTTAAGCGGCCTTGAGCCTCTGCCACGTGTGCACACCACGCGCTCCTACGACCTGATGATGCAGGGGGTCGGTCTGGTGCAGGGCGATTCCGACGAGCTGTTTATGTCGATCGAGCGCGATAATCCGTTCGCGTCCGAAATCCGCAAGCGCTTCTTTGCCGAGATCGACAGCCTGCGTGATCGCCTTGAGGCCCACGGACGCGAAACGGATTAA
- a CDS encoding LysR family transcriptional regulator → MTNIRNLDLNLLKAFDALMDTRSVTRAAERLGLSQPAVSQMLPRLKDAFGEPLFVRAQRGILPTPRAEALAGPVRRALFDIERLLKPEAFIPANATLTINVAATDYALKAVLSPFMAILRKEAPHIRVSAKPVDLDSLNHQLENGSLDMAFITQEMASEALRSRKLFDETYVTIRRKGHPTGSGPLDVEQFCSANHALMSHDGSKFTGVIDAALARIGRKRHVVAAVPSFLLLIDLVRHSDLVATVPGRLVTDTTDFLVQTPPVAVPGFTKILVWHERLQGDPAHIWLREKIAEIIRSA, encoded by the coding sequence TTGACCAATATCAGAAATCTTGACCTAAATCTTTTGAAGGCTTTCGACGCCCTGATGGACACCCGCTCCGTTACACGCGCAGCGGAGCGTCTGGGATTGTCACAGCCGGCAGTCAGCCAGATGCTACCCCGCTTAAAGGATGCTTTTGGCGAACCGCTTTTTGTCCGAGCGCAGAGAGGCATACTGCCAACCCCCAGAGCCGAGGCACTTGCCGGTCCTGTGAGGCGCGCTTTGTTTGATATTGAAAGGCTGCTGAAGCCCGAGGCATTTATTCCAGCCAATGCAACACTGACGATCAACGTCGCGGCGACCGATTACGCACTAAAGGCTGTGCTCTCACCTTTTATGGCTATTTTACGTAAAGAAGCGCCACATATACGGGTCTCGGCAAAGCCGGTGGACCTCGACAGTCTGAACCATCAACTGGAAAATGGAAGTCTCGATATGGCTTTCATCACGCAGGAAATGGCCAGTGAAGCCCTCCGGAGCCGCAAGCTTTTTGATGAGACCTACGTTACCATCAGGCGGAAGGGACATCCAACGGGCTCTGGACCGCTGGATGTTGAGCAATTTTGCTCTGCGAATCATGCGCTTATGTCGCATGATGGGTCTAAATTCACAGGTGTCATAGATGCTGCACTTGCCCGCATAGGTCGAAAAAGACACGTCGTTGCCGCCGTACCCAGTTTTCTCCTTTTGATTGATCTCGTCAGACATTCAGATCTGGTGGCCACCGTTCCGGGGCGCTTGGTGACCGATACCACTGACTTCCTCGTCCAAACGCCCCCCGTTGCTGTGCCGGGCTTTACCAAAATTTTGGTATGGCACGAACGGCTTCAGGGCGATCCTGCCCATATCTGGCTACGTGAAAAAATTGCAGAAATAATCAGGTCCGCGTGA
- a CDS encoding SRPBCC domain-containing protein: MSEIIWPEGYVPGFTDNYCSNEVITAGLTAEDIWPFLNTPSYWPTYYRNCADICLNESEGPELENGSSFSFTTFGFPVNAQVVEHVSPILGQAVRLAWHGWSGEEGTTTRLDVHHAWLIEDLSGGRVRILTQETQNGVPAQELAKAVPNPMINGHQEWLDGLVQAARRYRDQRLKA, translated from the coding sequence ATGAGCGAGATTATTTGGCCCGAAGGCTATGTGCCCGGCTTTACAGACAACTACTGCTCCAACGAAGTCATCACCGCAGGCCTTACTGCGGAAGACATCTGGCCCTTTTTAAACACGCCTTCATACTGGCCGACCTACTATCGTAATTGTGCTGACATCTGCCTGAACGAGAGCGAAGGACCGGAACTTGAAAACGGTTCATCCTTCTCTTTCACCACCTTCGGATTTCCAGTGAATGCACAGGTCGTTGAACATGTTTCTCCCATACTGGGCCAGGCCGTTCGTTTGGCATGGCATGGCTGGTCAGGTGAGGAAGGAACTACCACACGGCTCGACGTCCATCATGCCTGGTTGATTGAAGACCTGTCCGGGGGCAGGGTTCGCATCTTAACTCAAGAGACTCAAAACGGTGTGCCCGCTCAAGAACTGGCCAAAGCTGTGCCTAACCCCATGATCAACGGGCATCAGGAATGGCTCGATGGACTTGTCCAAGCTGCCCGCAGATACAGAGATCAACGCCTAAAGGCATAG